One Cryptomeria japonica chromosome 9, Sugi_1.0, whole genome shotgun sequence genomic window carries:
- the LOC131056587 gene encoding probable disease resistance protein At4g33300 produces the protein MEKEITKFTQHELVPTMALNQIKLLNCSQDMKDSFSTQLEILCGLIQNLSLEQEIRFNNVISKFDEQLADFAGQICEISQRDRELCPPPDMPSCLVGFDKHVMELKKFVLEDGLDVVGVTAIGGAGKSTLVTALCHHPEIQENFKERIIYIVVSESPDLLTILKTMWRNIVGGPEPHFANVEEARNKLQWQIKSRRNESILVVLDDIWKFSHLSELLFKGGQYMTIVTTRDKKIIQCIPPWFNKGHYPLPSLQEEHALSLFCCCAFAMPTIPDTHNEELVKQVQAECDGLPLALQVIGSSLNGEPDCVWEATRDALARGEISDDNQINVLLKRLETSINVLNPGKKQCFLDLAVFPKGRIIPANVLLDIWVYVRQMRRNEAILRLRNFEARNLLDLKRDPWTPESTDDCMNSYSFSQHDVMRQLALFLAEQDNKIRFRRLYMPLKQSELPPEWQTDENHSSRAQIISIHTGAMKDTQWPGMEFPEAEALVLYFSASEYCIPTFLDRMTKLKVLIIHNDNAKRTKLSGLAGFQELSQLKILHLEKLMVPPLHEDCKGLKSLQKIYLSLCEGLGKDKMFNLPALLEFNVDHCSDLEELSAGICSSKSLEILSITHCHSLVKLPDDLGKLESLKEIRLCQSPGLKGLPPSISSLGKLELLNISSCMGLRVYKSKSPELKKTLQSVAQLASLKKVICDEDNEQLFRKGSKSGLKVEAVEEEFNLNWLYWGIS, from the exons ATGGAGAAGGAGATCACCAAATTCACGCAACATGAACTTGTGCCCACAATGGCATTGAATCAAATTAAATTGCTGAATTGTTCCCAAGATATGAAGGATTCTTTCTCCACCCAACTGGAAATTTTATGTGGGTTAATACAAAATTTAAGCTTGGAGCAAGAAATTCGTTTCAACAATGTAATCTCCAAATTTGATGAACAACTTGCTGATTTTGCTGGGCAAATATGCGAGATTTCACAGCGGGATCGGGAACTCTGTCCTCCCCCAGATATGCCTAGCTGCTTGGTGGGATTCGATAAGCACGTGATGGAATTGAAAAAGTTTGTTTTGGAGGACGGACTGGACGTGGTTGGAGTTACAGCAATTGGCGGAGCTGGAAAATCAACACTTGTTACAGCCCTTTGCCATCATCCTGAAATCCAAG AGAACTTTAAGGAGAGAATAATATACATAGTGGTTTCAGAAAGCCCAGATCTCCTAACTATCCTGAAGACCATGTGGCGAAACATTGTTGGTGGCCCAGAACCTCATTTTGCAAATGTTGAGGAAGCCCGTAACAAATTGCAATGGCAAATAAAGTCAAGAAGAAATGAATCTATTCTGGTGGTATTGGATGATATTTGGAAGTTTTCTCACTTGTCAGAACTGTTATTCAAAGGGGGGCAATACATGACTATAGTAACCACCAGAGATAAAAAGATCATCCAGTGCATCCCACCCTGGTTCAACAAAGGCCACTATCCGCTACCATCCTTGCAAGAGGAGCATGCCCTGTCACTTTTCTGCTGCTGTGCTTTTGCCATGCCTACCATTCCAGATACACATAATGAAGAACTGGTCAAACAG GTACAAGCAGAGTGTGATGGTTTGCCACTAGCTCTTCAGGTAATTGGGAGCTCTCTGAATGGTGAGCCCGACTGTGTTTGGGAAGCTACTAGGGATGCGCTTGCAAGAGGAGAAATTTCAGATGATAATCAGATAAATGTCCTTCTTAAGCGCTTGGAAACAAGCATAAATGTCCTGAATCCTGGTAAAAAACAGTGTTTCTTGGATCTGGCTGTATTCCCAAAAGGACGAATCATTCCTGCAAATGTATTGTTAGACATTTGGGTGTATGTCCGTCAAATGAGACGGAATGAGGCTATTCTTCGTTTACGAAATTTTGAAGCTCGTAATCTATTGGACTTGAAGAGGGATCCCTG GACCCCAGAAAGCACAGATGACTGTATGAATAGTTATTCCTTTTCCCAACATGATGTAATGAGACAATTGGCTCTGTTTTTGGCGGAGCAGGACAATAAGATTCGTTTTAGGAGACTGTATATGCCTCTAAAGCAATCTGAATTACCCCCAGAGTGGCAAACAGACGAAAACCATTCATCTAGAGCTCAGATTATTTCCATTCACACAG GGGCAATGAAGGATACACAATGGCCCGGAATGGAGTTCCCTGAGGCGGAAGCTTTGGTTTTATATTTCAGTGCAAGTGAATATTGCATTCCAACATTTTTGGATAGAATGACAAAACTCAAGGTTCTGATAATCCATAATGACAATGCAAAACGAACCAAGCTCAGTGGACTGGCTGGTTTCCAAGAACTTTCTCAGCTTAAAATTCTGCATCTTGAAAAGCTAATGGTTCCTCCTCTACATGAGGACTGCAAAGGCTTGAAGAGTTTGCAGAAAATATATCTGAGTCTATGTGAAGGGCTTGGTAAGGATAAAATGTTCAACTTGCCTGCGCTTTTAGAATTTAACGTGGACCACTGTAGTGATCTGGAGGAGTTGTCTGCAGGAATCTGTTCCTCAAAATCCCTGGAAATTTTGTCAATTACTCATTGCCATAGCCTTGTAAAGTTACCTGATGATTTGGGCAAGCTTGAAtcactgaaggagataagattgtGTCAATCTCCAGGCTTGAAAGGGCTGCCACCTTCCATCTCGAGTCTTGGAAAGCTAGAATTGCTTAACATCTCATCGTGCATGGGTTTGAGGGTGTACAAGAGTAAAAGCCCTGAATTGAAGAAAACCCTTCAGTCAGTAGCCCAACTGGCATCCCTAAAAAAGGTGATTTGTGATGAGGACAATGAGCAGCTGTTCAGAAAGGGCTCCAAGTCTGGTCTTAAAGTTGAAGCTGTGGAAGAAGAATTCAATTTGAACTGGCTTTATTGGGGAATATCTTGA